The sequence below is a genomic window from Theobroma cacao cultivar B97-61/B2 chromosome 6, Criollo_cocoa_genome_V2, whole genome shotgun sequence.
CAATTTGCCCAAATGGCACGACACCAAACCGCCAAACATACCCAAATTCCGCTATTCCTAAATAATTGATTGCATCTTCTCTCTGCAGATAAATCATTCTCGTTTATATTAGGTTACCATATAGCACGTACTATATAATCATGAATTGATCCTCCAAGATTTTCTCAAACccttttattttgcttttttgtttaatatttaatgtaaTTTGGTGTGAGAACATTTCTATTAGAGGCTTCTTTTTGGAAAATAAGCAATCAGCACATGGTGTAACTTAGTCAAACTAAACTCCAACTTGCTAGACCCATCAATTCTAGgcttctaatttttctttttcttttttttttttggaattatGCAATGTATAGCTGGAGTCAAACTAAAATTCCAACTATAGAAGGACCTAATTACTTTTGATGTGGTTGATCCTGGCTAAGCATGTGGAGACGCTTTTTTTGGACCAAAAATCTCGTCATCAATTGGCTAATTTTGGTACGATTAGCCAGTTCAGCAGTAAAACAATGTTGAATTTTGTATGCCAACGTTTTTATAATGTCAAGTCTAATGGAAAAAGATGATATCATGGCTGATTATTTTTCCTAGGAGAAGCAAAAAGTTTGCGGCGAAAGCCGGCAAAATGGGTCCAGGAAGCCCATGGTAAGCAAGCGCACACCGATATAATTCGGGTGGCGCTCCCAATTGTAACTGCGCTGGCTTCAGCTGTTTTGGAGCGCTCTTCTCTCTACTAAAATGGAGACAAGGGGACATGAATGATTGAACCAGACTCAAAAATGTCACACTCAATGCCCCATGACCTTGGCCACATACTCTCccagaaggaagaagaaaaaacacgAAAGAGTCTCATACCCATCATTCTACAACTGTTTCTCCAGTAATAATTTGGACGTGCAATCTTCTTGTTCCGCAAGTTGGTAGACACAGTGTCGAGTGCTAAACAGTGTTCGGTTATTTCCTAAAAATAGGTAGAAATTGCTAAGAAACAAGAAGCTTTGAGATCATGCATGCAAGTCGCAGTTCCAATCATTTAATATCTCCATTTGTAGAGTTGATGACATGTATGTGATGAGCATAATATTGTAAGTTTGTAGCTTCAAACAGTTGGAATTCACTttaggatatatatatataaaaattaatgtcTTTTCCTTGGTCTTGTTTCTCCCTCATGAGTCAtaatgttcaaaataaaaggcCGTAACACTCCATTTCAGACTAAAAtatgacatatatatatataggtttGTGATGATTCCCTTTACAAAATCGAAGAGATAAATTTATGCGGGCTATTATTGGTTTCAAACTGTATTGATCACTgtattttatcctttttgtTTCAATGCGGTGTCTTTCTTTGATTTCATTAATGTTttcattcataataaaaacaagtgATTAATTTAAGGATTCAACTCCAAAACTTGGGTTCATTATGTTGTCTTGTTGTGCTTTCTTCCAAGGAATTTTGCCATTCACGCAAAATTAGCTAGCTTGATGATACCTATAATTAAACAATCCCTTAAATTgccataaataaattaattggcataattaacaaacaaaaagtaaagTGTCAACGCGTGGATGTTACAAAAGCATCCCCAACTACTCAATCATTTGCagcttataattaattaaaccatgaatttcttaataattaacttaatgtgAAAAACTAATATGTCAAAATGTTTTATAGTTAAAGGTCATCTGTGCCTCTAATACTGTGTCCACTTTCGACAGGTTAccccaatttttttaatctctaGACTCTCATAATTTTATGCCTCTTAATTTGTTACTAATTATACTGTGATTCGAGTCCACTATGCCATAGCGTTTGGTGCTGAACCTAACTCCAGAGACTTATTAAGTATTTGCAAGAATTATGCCAACCAACCgaatttttgtcttttggtGTAAGGTAAATTAAGATGATATATACCAACACTGACACTCTCCCTCAAATTGAAACGATTGTCAGACCAATTTGCCTAAAAAATTAGATTGAAAATAAGGAAAGTAACTGGAATTGTTTCGCCAGCTCCCTAGTCACCGAGCTGGGCATGATCCGAATTTGAAATAACATTGGCTTTGTGATCAAATCTCTTTCACTGCGGATTCCTTGACGTATAAAGGAGCCTGAGATAACTTATTCAAGTGCATCATCAATCATAGTACAGTAAGAGAAGGCCTTTGGATAAGATGATGCATATATGGAGAGAGCTTTGTCGACATACACAGAAAGATTCTATGAGCAGATCTTGAATGAGATCTAGTTTTCTGGGGTGATGACAAAGAATAGGGGACCAAACTGAAGAAAACGCCTTGTCATATGGGCAAGACTTTCCTCATCATCAACATCTACCAAgttctgttttttcttttaattaaactctGAATTGACTCATGTGGTTTAATGGGGACAGTTGTGGCGAAAGAGATTGTAGAGGGTTTGTAAAGCATCATGCTTAGGTGAGCTTGATGGTAGCTCCTGGCAACCCCACTTGCTCAAACTTGCTGAAATTTCCAGGAGAGAGGATCCCTGTTCTTCATTAAAATGGGCCTTCAATCCTTTTCAGTACAATCGACTATCAATAGCAAAGGGCCATAAGCAAAACTAGCTTCTGTataatttcttctcttttctttttctcatttttctagGAAAAGTCTTAGGTGGATTGTTTAccctttttctcttaaaaagaatcaacaaagtgAACTAGAGGAGGCTTCTGATTTGATCTTTGTCCAGTATTGCTTGCCACTTGCCACCTTATTCTATGCTGGCATAAATGGTTGAGAATTAGGTCTCATTCCACTTGCCTAGCTATATctgaacataaaaataaactacataataataatgaaaattaaaaaggaagaagaagaagaagattgaATAGCAGCGAAATTTCCATTTCTCAACCATTTTGGTTATAAACATATGATAGTAAGATATAATTCTTACCAAgcattaaagaaagaaagaaagcaatatagaaaaagaacagaaagaaaaggaaaaatcctAATTGATGAAGTTCTTGAGCAACATCATCCCGCAGTAAAATCAAATGGGTTAATCCTCACCGTCCCAGAAGGACACACAAACACTAAAATTAACTGCCTAGTACTTAATTTGCATTATTATTTTCCTCCCTTTTTCATGCCTCTAAAATCTTTTTACAACTTTGGCAAAGCTTTTAGcttttcttccctttgttAGCAGGTGTAGAAGTCAACCAGCTCTTCCATGGACCCCAACTGAGCCCCATCGTTCTCAAGCATCCAAAGCAAGTGCTCAAACAAAACAACCTCGCAAGAAACCACAACTTCTCCACCACCATCATCGTTACCATCACCGCCGGAGGACCGATCAATGAGCTCTTGTAGCAGAGGATGGCAGATGATCTCAGACCCTACCAGATACCTCCGCCGCGACTTTCCAACATAAACTGCATGAAGATCTCTCGGAATTGCCTTGTCTTCGGGTTCTGCAGCCGCTATGGCACTGCTGCTGCGAGTGAGCTTCGTAAAAGATGGCCATCTTTTAATCGCAGACTTGAGCTTTGTCAGCTTCCCAACTTTTACCATCGCTCTGATTgcgctatatatatatatatatatatatatatatatatatatatgacttCCTAGTTTTGTTCTTGGGTTTTGGAAATGGAAGAAGAGGAGACtgtgaaagaagaaaaaaaggtttttcTGAACTGCAGAGAAATATGGAAGGAAGGTTCATATATAAAGAATGGAGGGGAActagttagagagagaaggtGAGGAAAACATTGCAAATACGTGCATGGCCCACTGTTTGATATATACCAGCTAAGAATGAGATATTTGGGGTGCAAAAACCAGTTGCCCCTTGTTTCGCACTTGGTGGGGACATTTTTGGTTGCAGAAActatctttgtttttttgttttaaatatttttgggttTGTATATTTACATGAAtaccctctctctctctctttttggtTCTATTCCCATTTTCATGTGATTTCTATTGTATGGTATGTGATTAACCACATGATTTGGACTGTGAAGTTTTTCCCAATTCTGTTGTTGGGGTCATAGCAGGCGCAGGCCACGTGAATGAATCCAAACCTTTGTGggctcaaaatcaaatataaatttgccATTATCTCCTGATATAGACATGCCAGAGTTGTATGCCAACTTTTGGCattgatgaaaatatatatatacttgcaTTCTTTGGGCAAAACCTTTCCATGGTACTGCACTATGAGCTTTAACATCTTAATTTATTACCAAATGcaaccattttctttttatttaaaaaaaaaatttcaattttactcTTTGAATTAAAAGAATCATAATTATTACATCAAATATtcgaataaaaaataattaacttcactAATCTTATTTTCAGATGATatttattaacttaaatcccaCTTTTTCTATGCTGGAGTGGAGTCCTAAAGCATCTAACTGTTGGTGATATCTTGAGGAAGACTCTCAAATTTCACTCGATATCGACCCAGAGCACCTTCGGCCACTGAGATTATTGATGATGCAAACTTATCATATCTACCCAAATGCTAAGTAACTAAAATGtacataatcaattaaaggtaataaaaagagaattaaaaattgaaaaattgcgaGGGTTAATAATTAATGTAACAAGAATGATAGTAGGGCAATGGTGGTTCTTTGGTTCTTGATCATGTATCATTAATCGCAACAAAGTGTGTTGGTTGGTAAGCAGTCACCACTTCTATatgcaaaagagaaaaaaaaaaaaaaaaacaactggtttttcattttctgttTCAAAAGCCATAGTACAAACAAAGCTTCGAGCTGGTGGCATCTTCTCCCGTATGCGTTACAATTTGTACTAACTTTTGTCTTCACGTATTTTACATGCGTTACCACCAGATCCAGACCTAATTGGAAAGTCTTTTATATGTGCATGCAGCCCTCGAGAGATAAAGCGACTCCCCCCCACCCCAGCTGCCAACCCCTTCGTTACCATTTAGCAGTTTTCCATCACTACTAGTGTTTTGGCACAATTATCAACTACTTTTCTCTTACGCTTTGCTTTTGATATATAATTAGTTGTTCTTGGGTTTCAAGGGTTGCCAGGTTGAGCTCAAACTTTTGGCTCTTACACAAGTCTTATCATTGATACAATCAATTGCATTGAGGAGATTACCACAGAATTTTTGGTACATTAaagaaggaaaacaaaagaagagaaaagcactaattaaatcaataaacaattaatttcAAGTTGCATctaagtatttaatttaattgttgaagcataataatttattccAAAAGTAAggttcaagtttttttttataaaagcaaaaaaaaaaaaaaagactgaCTTTGAGTCAAATGAGTAAATCTCAGTGGTCCCTCCAGTGGTAGCTAAAGGGTGTGTGCCAAGGCTAGAGACGAATAGCTCTAATGGGTACAACGACCAGTGGTCCAGTCGTATGTTGTTGAGTGATTAAACCATGTACCTCTGTCAGATATCGATGTAAAACAAAAGATTATTGGTATACCAACCTccatatacatacatagatatatgtttatataagGTTAATTATAAAGACA
It includes:
- the LOC18596286 gene encoding uncharacterized protein LOC18596286 encodes the protein MVKVGKLTKLKSAIKRWPSFTKLTRSSSAIAAAEPEDKAIPRDLHAVYVGKSRRRYLVGSEIICHPLLQELIDRSSGGDGNDDGGGEVVVSCEVVLFEHLLWMLENDGAQLGSMEELVDFYTC